In a genomic window of Salvelinus fontinalis isolate EN_2023a chromosome 7, ASM2944872v1, whole genome shotgun sequence:
- the LOC129859186 gene encoding clavesin-1-like, with translation MTHLQAGLSSETTEKARQELNENPDTLHADIQQVRDMIVTRPDIGFLRTDDDFILRFLRARKFNQAETFRLLAQYFQFRQQNLDMFQSFKVDDPGIKRALMDGFPGVLETLDQHGRKILILFASNWDQGRSSFTDILRAILLSLEVLIENQELQINGFILIIDWSNFSFKQASKLTPNILKLAIEGLQDSFPARFGGIHFVNQPWYIHAMYTIIKPFLKDKTRKRIFLHGNNLNSLHQLILPDCLPSEFGGTLPPYDMGIWARTLLGPNYNDETEYTLTYDALHVKGSYGGGDKECANKLMKRSESAVEPGTLRQADRDNTAQPLLALD, from the exons ATGACTCACTTGCAAGCGGGCCTGAGCTCCGAGACCACAGAGAAAGCTCGCCAGGAGCTCAACGAGAACCCTGACACCCTCCATGCGGACATCCAGCAGGTGCGCGACATGATCGTGACGCGGCCCGACATTGGCTTTCTGCGCACGGATGACGACTTCATCCTGAGGTTTCTGCGGGCGCGCAAGTTCAACCAGGCAGAGACCTTCCGGCTCCTGGCCCAGTATTTTCAATTCCGCCAGCAGAACCTGGACATGTTCCAGAGCTTCAAGGTTGACGACCCGGGAATCAAGAGGGCTCTGATGGACGGCTTCCCAGGTGTCCTGGAGACCCTGGATCAGCATGGCAGGAAGATACTCATCCTATTTGCTTCCAACTGGGACCAGGGAAG gAGCTCTTTCACAGACATCCTCCGAGCAATCCTCCTCTCCCTGGAGGTTCTCATAGAGAACCAAGAACTCCAGATCAACGGCTTCATCTTGATCATCGACTGGAGTAACTTCTCCTTCAAGCAGGCATCCAAGCTCACGCCCAACATTCTCAAACTGGCAATCGAAGGCCTGCAG GACAGCTTCCCTGCTCGCTTCGGTGGGATCCATTTTGTGAACCAGCCCTGGTATATCCACGCCATGTACACCATCATCAAGCCTTTCCTCAAGGACAAGACTAGGAAAAGG ATTTTCCTCCACGGGAACAACCTCAACAGTTTACACCAGCTTATCCTACCCGATTGTCTGCCGTCCGAGTTCGGTGGCACGCTGCCGCCCTATGACATGGGCATCTGGGCACGGACCCTCTTAGGGCCCAACTACAACGACGAGACGGAGTACACACTCACCTACGACGCCCTCCATGTCAAAGGGAGCTATGGTGGCGGAGATAAGGAATGTGCCAACAAACTTATGAAAAG